From one Gracilibacillus salinarum genomic stretch:
- the sigK gene encoding RNA polymerase sporulation sigma factor SigK: MSILFGILAIIKEALFFVAYVKNNTFPQPLSPKEEAEMIEKMQDGDENARNKLIEHNLRLVAHIVKKFENTGEDAEDLISIGTIGLIKGIESYSSGKGTKLATYAARCIENEILMHLRAMKKTKKDVSLQDPIGQDKEGNEISLIDILEAENEDITEAIQLHMELKKIEKYLRVLDKREKEVIIARFGLGKTDELTQREIAKKLKISRSYVSRIEKRALMKVFHEYYRNELK, translated from the coding sequence TTGTCAATTTTATTTGGCATTTTAGCGATTATCAAAGAAGCACTATTCTTTGTTGCTTACGTAAAAAACAATACGTTTCCTCAGCCACTCTCTCCTAAAGAAGAGGCGGAAATGATTGAAAAAATGCAAGATGGCGATGAAAACGCCCGCAACAAATTAATCGAACATAATTTACGATTAGTGGCTCATATCGTTAAGAAATTTGAGAACACCGGAGAAGATGCCGAGGATTTAATCTCCATTGGAACAATCGGCCTCATAAAAGGCATTGAGAGCTATTCTAGTGGCAAAGGGACTAAACTGGCCACATATGCCGCCAGGTGTATTGAAAACGAAATTCTGATGCATTTACGAGCCATGAAGAAGACGAAGAAGGATGTCTCCTTGCAAGATCCAATTGGTCAGGATAAAGAAGGTAATGAAATTAGCCTGATTGATATTTTAGAAGCAGAAAATGAAGATATTACAGAGGCGATTCAACTTCATATGGAGTTGAAAAAGATCGAAAAATACTTACGTGTACTTGATAAACGGGAAAAGGAAGTCATTATTGCAAGATTTGGTTTGGGCAAAACAGACGAATTAACGCAACGAGAAATAGCCAAGAAACTTAAAATATCACGGAGTTATGTCTCCCGCATAGAGAAAAGAGCTTTAATGAAAGTCTTTCATGAATATTACCGTAATGAATTAAAATAG
- the mtnN gene encoding 5'-methylthioadenosine/S-adenosylhomocysteine nucleosidase has product MIGIIGAMDEEVELLKNKMEIKNTEHIANGEFYIGQLEGKEAVLLKSGIGKVNAAISTTILFERYQPDFVINTGSAGGFHSDLEVGDLVISTEVVHHDVDVTAFDYKYGQVPGLPATFHADPVLIEKAMLAAKQLTDADAMKGLISTGDTFMQEAERVQVVREKFPDMIAAEMEAAAVAQVCYQYGRPFVIIRALSDIAGKESSVSFDAFLQKAANHAATIIMDVVKNINE; this is encoded by the coding sequence ATGATTGGTATAATTGGAGCAATGGATGAAGAAGTAGAGTTGCTAAAAAATAAAATGGAGATTAAAAACACGGAGCATATAGCGAATGGTGAATTTTATATCGGTCAGTTAGAAGGAAAGGAAGCAGTCCTCTTAAAATCAGGTATTGGCAAAGTCAATGCAGCGATTTCTACCACCATCTTATTTGAAAGGTATCAGCCGGATTTTGTAATTAATACAGGGTCTGCGGGTGGATTTCATAGTGATTTAGAGGTCGGTGATCTGGTTATTTCTACTGAAGTAGTTCATCATGATGTGGATGTTACTGCATTTGATTATAAGTACGGTCAGGTGCCAGGTTTACCTGCAACATTTCACGCTGATCCTGTATTGATAGAGAAGGCGATGCTCGCTGCAAAGCAATTAACTGATGCCGATGCAATGAAAGGTCTAATTAGCACGGGTGATACGTTTATGCAGGAAGCAGAACGTGTTCAGGTTGTTAGAGAGAAATTCCCGGATATGATTGCTGCTGAAATGGAAGCAGCAGCTGTTGCTCAAGTATGTTACCAATATGGACGTCCTTTTGTTATTATCCGAGCTTTATCTGACATTGCTGGCAAAGAGTCCTCTGTATCTTTCGATGCTTTCTTGCAAAAAGCGGCAAATCATGCTGCAACGATTATTATGGATGTTGTCAAAAATATAAATGAATAA
- a CDS encoding YrrS family protein has product MSDKFGKITRKNRYEKKRTNTKAITWLTAIGGVLAVLIITLVIVGGGDEEPTASGSDNSADSEPDNHELNNPSDESTDMSPEEESSEKELEVVEDEDNQNQEESNDEDEEASSDEETETQQVESNDSNVSEAYEGNWQAVDSEQSEPAMTFEKGSVDWNEMQKAVEVATGIPVGEQVVWYLGRAGEQQAEATVSPTSNQDQTYRVSLQWAEGKGWQPTLVEELKENDKKS; this is encoded by the coding sequence ATGTCAGATAAATTTGGAAAAATAACAAGAAAAAATCGCTATGAAAAGAAACGAACAAATACGAAGGCAATCACGTGGTTAACCGCTATTGGTGGCGTATTGGCAGTTCTTATTATCACGCTTGTAATAGTTGGTGGTGGAGATGAGGAGCCAACGGCATCAGGGTCAGATAACAGTGCAGATAGTGAGCCAGACAATCATGAATTGAATAACCCGTCTGATGAATCTACTGACATGTCACCTGAAGAAGAGTCTAGTGAAAAGGAATTGGAAGTCGTGGAAGACGAAGACAATCAGAATCAGGAAGAATCGAATGATGAAGATGAAGAAGCATCTTCTGATGAAGAAACTGAAACACAACAAGTAGAATCAAATGACAGCAATGTTAGTGAAGCATATGAAGGGAATTGGCAAGCAGTCGACTCAGAACAATCAGAACCAGCGATGACGTTTGAAAAAGGGTCTGTAGATTGGAATGAAATGCAAAAAGCGGTCGAAGTAGCAACAGGCATACCAGTTGGAGAACAAGTAGTATGGTATCTTGGCAGAGCAGGAGAGCAACAGGCAGAAGCTACCGTATCACCTACTTCTAATCAGGACCAAACGTACCGGGTCTCCCTGCAATGGGCAGAAGGAAAAGGCTGGCAGCCAACACTGGTAGAAGAACTTAAGGAGAACGATAAAAAATCATAG
- a CDS encoding KTSC domain-containing protein — protein MLRTTTFDRNLWQLTTFESISYDKEEQILIIHFLDETTLKFDSIPEDLVFAFILTTNKDYFIETKLKPLQYTT, from the coding sequence ATGTTGAGAACTACTACATTTGACCGAAATCTATGGCAGTTAACAACTTTCGAATCCATTAGCTATGATAAAGAGGAACAAATTTTAATTATTCATTTTCTCGATGAGACCACGCTAAAGTTTGACTCAATCCCTGAAGACCTGGTGTTTGCTTTCATTTTAACGACAAACAAAGATTATTTCATTGAAACGAAACTGAAACCTTTACAATATACAACATAG
- the greA gene encoding transcription elongation factor GreA — protein MPEEKEFFMTEEGLKKLEDELEYLKTERRQEVVERIKIARDFGDLSENSEYDAAKDEQAFVESRIVQVENMIRNAVIITDEDANPDVVSLGRTITFQELPDGEEESYTIVGSAEADPFEGKISNDSPIAKSLLGHSIGEEVVVPTPAGDMNVKILKVQ, from the coding sequence ATGCCAGAAGAAAAAGAATTTTTTATGACAGAAGAAGGATTAAAAAAGCTTGAAGATGAATTAGAATATTTAAAAACAGAGCGACGACAAGAAGTTGTAGAACGCATTAAAATTGCCAGAGATTTTGGTGATTTATCAGAGAACTCGGAATATGATGCAGCTAAAGATGAACAAGCTTTTGTAGAATCACGTATCGTTCAAGTAGAGAATATGATCCGCAATGCGGTTATCATCACAGATGAAGATGCTAATCCAGATGTTGTTTCCTTAGGGAGAACCATCACATTCCAAGAATTACCTGACGGAGAAGAAGAAAGCTACACAATTGTAGGTAGTGCGGAAGCAGATCCATTCGAAGGGAAAATCTCCAATGATTCACCAATCGCTAAAAGTTTACTAGGTCATTCCATTGGGGAAGAAGTCGTTGTTCCTACTCCTGCCGGTGATATGAACGTCAAAATTTTAAAAGTACAATAA
- the udk gene encoding uridine kinase, whose translation MSKEKPVIIGVAGGSGSGKTSVTKSIQNRFRDQSVLVIEQDYYYKDQSDMPMEERLQTNYDHPLAFDHDLLIEHIKQLSEQQTVNKPVYDYTMHTRSEQVIPIEPKDVIIIEGILILDDPRLVELMDIKVFVDTDADLRIIRRLLRDINERGRSIDSVINQYIQTVRPAHLQFIEPTKRYADVIIPEGGQNEVAIDLLATKIEKILDIE comes from the coding sequence ATGAGCAAGGAGAAACCAGTAATAATTGGTGTAGCAGGCGGATCAGGATCGGGAAAGACCTCTGTAACCAAGTCTATCCAAAATCGATTTCGAGATCAATCTGTTCTTGTTATAGAGCAAGACTATTATTATAAAGATCAGTCGGACATGCCGATGGAAGAAAGACTGCAAACAAACTATGATCATCCACTCGCATTTGACCATGATTTGTTAATTGAACATATTAAACAATTATCAGAGCAACAAACTGTCAATAAACCAGTATACGATTATACCATGCATACGCGCTCTGAACAGGTTATTCCTATTGAACCTAAAGATGTGATTATTATTGAAGGTATTCTCATTCTTGATGATCCAAGATTGGTGGAATTGATGGATATTAAAGTTTTTGTAGATACAGATGCGGATTTGCGTATCATTCGAAGATTATTACGAGATATAAATGAACGAGGCCGCTCGATCGATTCCGTGATTAATCAGTATATTCAAACGGTTCGACCAGCTCACTTACAATTTATTGAACCGACAAAACGATATGCAGATGTCATTATCCCAGAAGGCGGTCAGAACGAGGTTGCAATCGATTTGTTAGCGACAAAAATTGAAAAAATACTTGATATCGAGTAG
- a CDS encoding O-methyltransferase, whose translation MHSKEIISYLNEIAPNPESWVQVLEEEAMEYHVPIMDKQGISLLQQLVRVHQPAKILEIGTAIGYSALRMLEAHPNTSVVTVERDQQMYQRAMHNIEMQQGQQNIDVIFGDALEKEAEILAKGPYDMIFIDAAKGQYHRFFESYLPALSNTGIIITDNVLFRGLVADASEAPKRLQNLANKIDQYNQWLVQHPDFHTTIVPVGDGIAISIKKKE comes from the coding sequence GTGCATTCAAAAGAAATTATTTCTTATTTAAATGAGATAGCGCCAAATCCTGAAAGTTGGGTACAAGTATTAGAAGAAGAAGCCATGGAGTACCATGTACCGATCATGGATAAACAAGGCATTAGTTTGCTGCAACAGCTTGTTCGCGTACATCAGCCTGCTAAAATACTTGAAATCGGTACAGCGATCGGGTATTCTGCATTAAGGATGTTAGAAGCCCATCCTAATACATCCGTTGTCACGGTGGAACGTGATCAGCAAATGTATCAAAGAGCAATGCACAATATTGAAATGCAGCAAGGGCAACAAAACATTGATGTGATTTTTGGGGATGCATTGGAAAAAGAAGCAGAAATTCTGGCTAAAGGGCCATATGATATGATTTTCATTGATGCGGCAAAAGGACAGTATCACCGTTTTTTCGAGAGTTATCTTCCTGCGCTTAGCAATACCGGTATCATCATTACCGACAATGTTCTTTTCAGAGGACTAGTGGCAGATGCATCAGAGGCTCCCAAAAGGCTGCAAAATCTGGCGAACAAAATTGACCAGTATAATCAATGGTTAGTTCAACACCCAGATTTTCATACAACTATTGTGCCGGTGGGGGATGGCATAGCTATCAGCATAAAAAAGAAAGAGTAG
- the mltG gene encoding endolytic transglycosylase MltG — MSNEQDDKQKKDKLTYKEISQQSAKEASIARKIIIIVLLLLSLILIIGGYSAYKFVEKGVSPVDPDSEETINITIPLGSSSSEIAKILEEKGVIANSLIYRFYVKFNNATGFQAGDYELSPSMTLSEITSELETGSVQQDAVLRVTVPEGRNIEEIASIFAENAGIEQEEFLEKMNDQEYIKELIDRYPTILTDEILNESIKYPLEGYLFPATYEFFTESPTIDKIITKMLEKTNNVVLAHYDQIEESDYNVHQVLTFASLVEEEAPTPEDRKKIAGVFYNRMASDMPLQTDPTVIYAHGEHISRLTYDHYEIDSPYNTYKVKGLPVGPISNFGESSIAAVLEPAENDFLYFLADSEGTVYYSKSYEEHQALEDKYIHNQ, encoded by the coding sequence ATGAGTAACGAACAAGATGACAAACAAAAGAAAGACAAGCTTACATATAAAGAAATCTCACAACAAAGCGCGAAAGAGGCAAGTATCGCAAGAAAAATTATAATCATTGTGCTGTTGCTATTATCGCTCATTCTGATAATTGGCGGATACAGTGCATATAAATTTGTCGAAAAAGGTGTATCACCAGTTGATCCAGATAGTGAAGAAACGATTAATATTACGATTCCCTTAGGATCTTCCAGTTCTGAAATCGCGAAAATATTGGAAGAAAAAGGAGTTATCGCTAATAGTTTAATTTACAGGTTTTATGTCAAGTTTAATAATGCGACAGGATTTCAAGCGGGTGATTACGAACTTTCACCTTCCATGACACTTTCAGAAATAACTTCAGAGTTGGAAACCGGCTCTGTCCAACAAGATGCTGTATTGCGAGTGACAGTACCAGAAGGAAGAAATATAGAAGAAATTGCATCAATATTTGCCGAAAATGCAGGGATTGAACAGGAAGAATTTCTGGAGAAGATGAATGATCAGGAATATATCAAAGAATTAATTGATAGATACCCGACTATCCTTACAGATGAGATACTGAATGAATCGATTAAGTACCCTTTGGAAGGATATCTATTCCCGGCAACCTATGAATTCTTCACGGAAAGTCCAACTATTGATAAAATCATTACAAAAATGCTGGAGAAGACTAATAATGTTGTGTTGGCACATTATGACCAAATCGAAGAATCTGATTATAATGTACATCAAGTGCTGACGTTTGCTTCTTTAGTAGAAGAGGAAGCACCTACACCTGAGGACAGAAAGAAAATAGCCGGTGTATTCTATAATCGGATGGCAAGTGATATGCCATTGCAGACAGACCCGACAGTTATTTATGCCCACGGAGAACATATTTCACGCTTAACTTATGACCATTACGAAATCGATTCTCCTTACAATACTTATAAGGTAAAAGGTTTGCCTGTAGGACCGATCTCAAACTTTGGAGAGAGTTCTATTGCAGCAGTGTTGGAGCCAGCAGAAAATGATTTTCTCTATTTCTTAGCTGATTCAGAAGGAACGGTATATTATTCCAAGTCCTATGAAGAGCATCAAGCGTTAGAAGATAAATACATTCATAACCAATAA
- a CDS encoding DUF1292 domain-containing protein — translation MALEEKERIIIPDENGEEHLFEVLFTFDVDETEQSYVAVVPADQKEDEEVEVFAFRYEENDNEDDLALFQIESDEEWDMVEEVLNTIADEDLTE, via the coding sequence TTGGCACTAGAAGAAAAAGAACGAATTATTATACCAGATGAGAATGGTGAAGAGCATTTATTTGAAGTGTTGTTTACCTTTGACGTGGACGAAACAGAACAGTCATATGTAGCTGTAGTACCGGCAGACCAGAAAGAAGACGAAGAAGTGGAAGTCTTTGCTTTCCGCTATGAGGAAAATGACAACGAAGATGATCTGGCATTATTCCAAATCGAATCAGATGAAGAATGGGATATGGTAGAAGAAGTACTTAACACGATCGCAGACGAAGACTTAACCGAATAA
- the ruvX gene encoding Holliday junction resolvase RuvX, whose translation MSKVLGLDVGSKTIGVAISDALGWTAQGLKTIYWNEPDFQSVQETFKQLIDDHTIEKAVVGLPKNMDGSIGFRGEASQEFAAFLESTFSLQIVMWDERLTTMAAEKVLLEADVSRSKRKKVIDKMAAVMILQGYLDSQP comes from the coding sequence ATGAGTAAAGTATTAGGATTAGATGTAGGTTCCAAAACGATTGGAGTGGCCATTAGTGATGCACTAGGGTGGACGGCTCAAGGATTGAAGACCATCTATTGGAATGAGCCTGACTTCCAATCTGTACAAGAAACGTTTAAACAGTTAATTGATGACCATACTATTGAGAAAGCGGTAGTTGGCTTACCGAAGAACATGGATGGTTCCATCGGTTTTCGTGGTGAAGCTTCCCAAGAATTTGCAGCGTTTTTAGAATCCACTTTTTCCTTGCAAATTGTAATGTGGGATGAACGCCTGACGACAATGGCTGCCGAAAAGGTGCTGTTAGAAGCAGACGTCAGTCGTTCCAAACGAAAAAAAGTGATAGACAAAATGGCCGCTGTAATGATTTTACAAGGCTACCTGGACAGTCAACCATAA
- a CDS encoding IreB family regulatory phosphoprotein translates to MDGMDKTMKFDFSEEPIEQNVEEVLLVVYHALEEKGYHPINQIVGYLLSGDPAYIPRHKDARNLIRRIERDEIIEELVKYYISANKK, encoded by the coding sequence ATGGATGGAATGGACAAGACAATGAAATTTGATTTTTCAGAAGAACCCATTGAACAGAATGTTGAAGAAGTGTTATTGGTAGTTTATCATGCTCTGGAAGAAAAGGGGTACCATCCGATCAATCAAATTGTTGGATACTTATTATCCGGGGATCCAGCATATATTCCAAGACACAAGGATGCACGCAATTTAATAAGGAGAATTGAGCGCGATGAAATCATTGAAGAGCTGGTCAAATATTACATCAGCGCGAACAAAAAATAA
- the alaS gene encoding alanine--tRNA ligase, with translation MKQLTSAEVRQMFLDFFKEKGHGVEPSASLVPKDDPTLLWINSGVATLKKYFDGRVVPQNPRITNAQKSIRTNDITNVGYTARHHTFFEMLGNFSIGDYFKEEAIEFAWEFLTSEKWIGFDQAKLSVTVHPEDEEAYLLWKDKIGLPEDRIIRLEENFWDIGEGPSGPNTEIFYDRGESYGNDISDPELYPGGENERYLEIWNLVFSEFNHNPDDTYTPLPKKNIDTGMGLERLVSVIQQTKTNFETDLFLPIIKETEKYANTSYLEQVDTDVSFKVIADHIRTVSFAVSDGALPSNEGRGYVLRRLLRRAVRYAKQIGIDKPFMFKLVPTVGSIMEAFYPDVKKKGDFIQNVIKTEEERFHETLQDGLHILNQIVEQEKTKGSTVFPGEEVFRLYDTYGFPKELTEEYVDEAGFTIDEQAFENEMKKQRDRARNARQKVDSMQIQDSVLSDIDAESQFVGYDQLKVETKVIALVTGKDLVSEASDGEAYLILENTPFYAESGGQIADKGLLTFTNGQAEVLDVQKAPNGQNLHRVMIQGTLSNGQTVHAKVDQTSRQYIIKNHSATHLLHQALKDVLGDHVNQAGSLVAGERLRFDFSHFGAITEQEIIEIEQIVNEKIWNSIPVSISNKSLSEAKEMGATALFGEKYGDVVRVVQMGEYSLELCGGCHVNNTAEIGLFKIVSESGIGAGTRRIEAVTAKGAYQFVNGKHQLLQTAATQLKTKEDQVPERIDQVFKEMKEQQRQVESLRAKLSQYEASSILDDVKEVNGVQYLAKKVDVSDMNQLRQMVDDMKQKLESGIILLAAVNNDKVQLASGVTKDLVSEGYHAGNLIKETAQICGGGGGGRPDMAQAGGKDASKLADALGYVEKYVQTAL, from the coding sequence ATGAAGCAATTAACATCTGCTGAGGTTCGTCAAATGTTCTTAGACTTTTTTAAGGAAAAAGGACATGGCGTTGAACCAAGCGCGTCATTAGTACCGAAAGATGATCCTACATTATTGTGGATCAACAGTGGAGTAGCAACATTAAAAAAGTATTTTGATGGCAGAGTAGTACCACAAAATCCGCGTATTACAAATGCGCAAAAGTCTATTCGTACCAATGATATTACCAACGTCGGCTACACAGCACGTCATCACACATTCTTTGAAATGTTAGGGAACTTCTCGATTGGTGATTATTTCAAAGAAGAAGCAATCGAATTCGCTTGGGAATTTTTGACCAGTGAAAAATGGATCGGCTTTGACCAGGCGAAATTATCCGTTACTGTTCACCCGGAAGATGAAGAAGCATACTTATTATGGAAAGATAAGATTGGTTTGCCAGAAGATCGTATTATTCGACTTGAGGAGAATTTCTGGGATATTGGTGAAGGACCTAGTGGACCGAATACGGAAATCTTCTATGACCGTGGCGAATCATATGGTAATGATATAAGCGATCCTGAACTTTATCCTGGTGGAGAGAACGAACGCTATCTGGAAATTTGGAATCTGGTATTCTCCGAATTTAACCATAATCCGGATGATACGTATACACCATTACCGAAGAAAAATATTGATACCGGTATGGGACTGGAACGTCTTGTCAGTGTTATACAACAGACCAAAACTAATTTTGAAACAGATTTGTTCTTGCCTATTATTAAAGAAACGGAAAAATATGCGAATACGAGCTATCTCGAACAAGTCGATACAGATGTTTCGTTTAAGGTAATCGCAGACCATATTCGTACCGTATCGTTCGCAGTCAGTGATGGTGCACTGCCTTCTAATGAGGGACGCGGCTATGTATTGCGTCGTTTATTACGACGGGCGGTCCGTTATGCGAAACAAATTGGCATTGACAAGCCATTTATGTTTAAACTTGTTCCGACAGTTGGTTCCATTATGGAAGCATTCTATCCTGATGTGAAAAAGAAAGGCGATTTTATCCAGAATGTAATCAAAACAGAAGAAGAGCGATTCCATGAAACGTTACAGGATGGGTTGCATATTTTAAATCAGATTGTCGAACAGGAAAAAACAAAAGGAAGTACTGTTTTTCCAGGTGAAGAGGTGTTTCGTCTATACGATACTTATGGATTCCCGAAAGAGTTGACGGAGGAATACGTGGACGAAGCTGGTTTTACAATTGATGAACAAGCATTTGAGAACGAAATGAAAAAACAACGGGATCGTGCACGAAATGCTCGTCAAAAAGTAGATTCAATGCAAATTCAAGATAGTGTACTAAGTGATATTGATGCAGAAAGCCAATTTGTAGGATACGATCAGTTAAAAGTGGAGACGAAAGTCATTGCACTTGTTACTGGCAAGGATTTAGTTTCTGAAGCCTCTGACGGCGAAGCATATCTTATATTAGAAAACACACCGTTCTATGCAGAAAGCGGTGGACAAATTGCGGATAAAGGCTTGCTGACATTTACGAATGGCCAAGCAGAAGTATTAGATGTACAAAAAGCTCCAAACGGACAAAACCTTCATCGTGTGATGATACAAGGTACACTTTCTAATGGACAAACGGTTCATGCAAAAGTCGATCAGACATCCCGTCAATATATTATAAAAAATCACTCCGCTACTCACTTGTTACACCAAGCACTCAAGGATGTATTAGGGGACCATGTCAATCAGGCAGGTTCATTGGTAGCTGGTGAACGGTTACGATTTGACTTCTCTCATTTCGGTGCTATTACAGAGCAAGAGATCATTGAGATTGAGCAGATTGTAAATGAAAAAATTTGGAATTCCATTCCTGTATCGATTAGTAACAAATCACTCAGTGAAGCGAAAGAAATGGGTGCAACGGCACTATTTGGTGAAAAGTATGGTGATGTTGTTCGTGTCGTTCAGATGGGTGAATATAGTCTGGAATTATGTGGGGGATGCCACGTCAATAATACTGCAGAAATCGGGCTATTTAAAATTGTATCAGAATCTGGTATTGGCGCAGGAACTCGCAGAATTGAAGCTGTCACGGCTAAAGGCGCTTATCAATTTGTTAATGGGAAGCATCAGCTATTACAGACAGCCGCTACCCAATTAAAAACGAAAGAAGATCAGGTACCAGAACGAATCGACCAGGTTTTCAAAGAAATGAAGGAGCAACAGCGTCAAGTAGAGTCGTTGCGCGCTAAATTATCGCAATACGAGGCATCTTCTATTCTTGATGATGTAAAAGAAGTAAATGGTGTTCAATATTTAGCTAAAAAAGTCGATGTAAGTGATATGAATCAATTACGCCAAATGGTAGATGATATGAAACAGAAGCTTGAATCTGGTATTATTTTGCTTGCAGCAGTTAATAATGACAAAGTACAGCTTGCTTCTGGTGTGACGAAAGACCTTGTTAGCGAAGGATACCATGCTGGAAATTTAATAAAAGAAACCGCACAAATCTGTGGTGGGGGCGGCGGAGGTCGTCCAGACATGGCACAAGCTGGGGGTAAAGACGCCAGCAAATTGGCAGATGCATTAGGTTATGTAGAAAAATATGTCCAAACAGCACTATAA
- a CDS encoding AI-2E family transporter → MTNQKKVSIALRLVILCLAVLFLYLMYILFPFYKNVLIIAFHVLTPFLIAGLIAYLLHPLVEKIHSWHIPRPVAIVCIYLLFFGLVGYGVYRSFPAWMKQIQDIQQNLPTYVDAYRSFIYGLYDQTSFMPEGFHDNLDQFFQTLETSIGERITSLLKNIPMLFDMFVMLAVIPILAFYFLKDYRPIQKSILKLVPSRWQVFTKTLARDMEESLGQYIRGQILVCFLVGLVSYFLLKWIGMSYTVVLATIIGFTNFIPYFGPIIGAIPAVLIAFTISTEKVLYVVLAVMVVQVLEGNLLSPFIVGKSIHIHPIYIILTLFIAAKTVGVVGMILAVPLLAVGRVAIPMIYRQVKAIDR, encoded by the coding sequence ATGACTAATCAGAAAAAAGTCAGTATTGCGCTAAGACTCGTCATTTTATGTTTGGCTGTATTGTTTTTATACTTAATGTATATTCTCTTTCCTTTTTATAAAAATGTATTAATCATTGCGTTTCATGTGTTGACACCATTTTTAATAGCAGGTCTGATTGCTTATTTGTTACATCCACTTGTTGAAAAGATCCATAGCTGGCATATACCAAGACCCGTTGCGATTGTGTGCATTTACCTGTTATTTTTCGGTCTGGTCGGATATGGAGTCTATCGGTCTTTTCCTGCCTGGATGAAACAGATTCAGGATATTCAGCAGAATCTGCCCACATATGTAGATGCATATCGTTCATTCATTTATGGGTTATATGACCAGACTTCCTTTATGCCTGAAGGGTTTCATGATAATTTAGACCAATTCTTTCAAACCCTTGAGACATCTATCGGTGAAAGAATTACGAGTCTGTTAAAAAACATTCCGATGCTTTTTGATATGTTTGTCATGCTGGCAGTTATCCCGATTCTAGCATTTTATTTCTTGAAAGATTACCGCCCCATACAGAAAAGCATACTAAAACTGGTTCCATCACGCTGGCAGGTGTTTACCAAAACATTAGCCAGAGATATGGAAGAAAGTTTAGGTCAATATATTCGTGGTCAAATATTAGTTTGTTTTCTGGTAGGACTTGTCAGTTATTTTCTATTAAAGTGGATCGGTATGAGTTATACAGTTGTGTTGGCAACTATCATCGGTTTCACCAATTTCATACCATACTTCGGTCCAATTATCGGAGCGATACCAGCTGTACTGATTGCTTTTACTATTTCTACCGAAAAAGTATTATACGTCGTACTGGCAGTGATGGTTGTCCAAGTGTTAGAAGGCAATTTGCTGTCTCCGTTTATAGTAGGGAAAAGCATTCATATTCACCCTATTTACATTATCTTGACGTTATTTATTGCTGCTAAAACAGTTGGTGTGGTCGGCATGATTCTGGCTGTTCCACTTTTAGCCGTCGGCAGGGTAGCAATACCAATGATTTATAGACAAGTAAAAGCGATTGACAGATAG